The following are encoded together in the Corallincola holothuriorum genome:
- a CDS encoding helix-turn-helix domain-containing protein: MSIWINSPRNPKVADYVESYWFIASPHSRPGCQYPKLNPHPNAHLILAPDDQPYYYERSARTIQGAGSHWLFPHSQTLTLDHTHAFQMVGIKFHIGATYALNMEPTQPVLDQVIGVDVPSLLHDAKVSVPALLASAARNREMCCDRLDNLLLPWLSQSHQDKHSLLVRKTLPLLPDTPVSQIGELLHCSQRTVERSFSRVTGLTLKQSQSIIKLEAMLEYLCQLESQDIDWVAIAQQFAFSDQSHLIRYLKKELGTTPGEYARRRDFTVDIYGDFDI; the protein is encoded by the coding sequence ATGAGTATCTGGATTAACAGCCCAAGAAACCCCAAGGTCGCTGATTATGTGGAAAGCTACTGGTTTATAGCTAGTCCGCATAGCCGTCCAGGCTGCCAGTACCCCAAGCTAAACCCTCATCCCAATGCGCATTTGATCTTAGCGCCTGACGACCAGCCCTATTACTATGAGCGCAGCGCCCGAACCATACAGGGGGCTGGAAGCCACTGGTTGTTTCCTCATAGTCAGACATTAACGCTGGATCATACTCACGCCTTTCAGATGGTTGGCATAAAATTCCATATTGGCGCCACATATGCTCTAAATATGGAGCCAACCCAGCCGGTATTGGATCAAGTGATCGGGGTTGATGTGCCTAGTTTACTTCACGATGCGAAAGTCAGTGTGCCAGCACTTTTAGCCAGTGCAGCCCGTAACAGGGAAATGTGCTGCGACAGGCTCGATAACCTCCTGCTACCCTGGCTATCCCAAAGCCATCAGGATAAACACAGCTTACTTGTCCGCAAAACATTGCCGTTGTTACCTGATACGCCGGTTTCGCAAATTGGCGAATTATTACACTGCTCACAGCGAACTGTAGAGCGCAGCTTTTCGCGTGTAACTGGGCTAACGCTCAAACAATCCCAGTCGATAATAAAGCTGGAAGCCATGCTTGAATACCTGTGTCAGTTGGAGAGCCAGGACATTGACTGGGTTGCGATCGCCCAACAGTTTGCTTTTAGTGATCAGTCCCACCTCATCCGTTATCTGAAAAAAGAACTGGGTACGACACCAGGGGAATATGCTCGGCGACGCGACTTTACGGTTGATATCTATGGTGACTTCGACATCTGA